In Humidesulfovibrio mexicanus, the sequence AAACCTGTGCGCAGGGTTTTCTGCACCAAGCGCAGGGTCTCGTCCAGGGTGGTGCCGGGCGTATAGGCCGTACCGGCAGTGTAGAAGGTCTTCCAGTCGTTTTCTGTCTGACCCTTGGGAAGATAGTCCAAGGTGATGATTCCGGGCTTCTGTGTCTGCCGGGCGTTTACGTTCTCGCTGGTTTCCGGCGTGTCGGCCCAAAAGGGCAAAGGATACGTCAGATCGACCTGGTGCATGAGCATGTTCAGGTTCTTGGGCTGCTCCGCAGCCTTGGCCGTTGGCACATTCAGCACGTCCGGCGGGGTTGTGTCCAGCACGGCGGGGCGCACGCGGGGATAGCGTCCTTTATACGGTGTGTAGTCAAACACCATGCCGCGCTTCTCCAGCCAGTCCACACAGCGCCAAAACCACATTTCGCCTGGGAGTTCCTCATACCCCTTCCATCCGCCAAGCTTGAATTGGTTTTGTATGCTATGCTGAAGGCTTCTGATGCTTTTCTCTCCGGTGTGCTGATAGTTCACACCCTGTTCCAGCATGAAAAGTGTGAGTTTATAGTTACTCGAGCTTGCAGCATATTGGACAAGCGAATAACCGCTGAACCCATTTGACGAATAATCGATCTGCGCGCCAGCCTTATACAGCATGGCAAAGGCTGCCTCTTGTCCAGGCTTCACTGCTTCGGCTATAACTCGGTAATTTTTGTCCGGCGGCTCCAGGTTGGGGTCGCCCTTGCCTATTTCAAGGCACATCCTCAGATAGTCCACGCCGATTTTCGGTGCTTCCTCCACGGCCATGTGCATGAGGGATTTCTGGGAATACTTGCCGTACCATATTTTGTTTGGGTCCGCCCCGCGCTCAAGCAGGCGGCGGAAACCGGCCTTGCTCGGCTTGTAGAGCACCCAGCCGGGCACAGTGACGCCACCGAACCCAACAGCGTTTGGGTCAGCCCCGGCATCAATCAACCGGTCAATTTCCTTGACGTTCCCCTTGATGGCCGCCTTGACCAGGGCCTGCGCCTGCGGATTGTCCGGGTACGCTTCTGCCGGGCTCATCCTGTACACAGGCGTTGGCAGGGGCTTTGCGTTTCGCTTCGAACGCTCCAGCTTGGCAAGAATGGGGTCTGTCTCCAAATATGCACAGCCAGGGAGGGAAAAAGCTGTGAGCAACGTCACAACCACTGCCATGGGCCAGCTCCGCTTCAAGTATTGGATCATTTGTCCGCCTCCGGCCCAAGGATGTCCGGCGGCGTGGTGTCTAGCACAGCGGGGCGTATAGCAATCCCATAATCGAACTTCATGCCTCGCTTCTCAAGAAAATCGACGCACCTCCAAAACCATATGTACAAGGGGTCATTTTTGTCCCGAGCATAGTGTGCGCCCATCTCCCCTTGTAGGGACGAGTGCAAATCCCAAACACCTCTCTTCTCAGTGCTATAGTGAACGCCACTCGACAGCAGAATGAATAGTATTCTATGATTATTCTGTGATGCGCAAACCTCAGCAAGTGACCTTGCCCTATAGCTACTTCTTATTTTATAATCTATATCAGCTCCAGCATTGTATAATATATAAAATGCGTCAGTGTTAATGTTGTTAACTGCAACAGCGATTGGCCTCTCCCTGCCATCAGGGGGCTCAAGGTTAGGATTACCCTTGCCAACAGAAAGGCACATCTTCAAGTAATCGGTTCCAATTTTGTCAGACATATATATTGTAAAATGCAACAGCGAAGATTGCGCACGTGTTCCATCGTGCCAGATGATGTTCGGGTCGGCACCTCGCTCAAGTAAGCGCCTAAACCCGGCGACATTCGGATGGAACAACACCCATCCCGGCACGGTCTTGCCATACGCCCCCACGTCATTCGGGTTGGCTCCTGCGTCTATGAGCCGGTCAATCTCTTTGACATCCCCTTTGATGGCCGCCTTGACGAGGGCCTGCGCTTGCGGGTTGCCCGGATACATCTCTGCTGGCGTCATATACGCAGGTGGAGTCGGGCCTTTGGGCGCACGCGCCGCAGCGCGCTCCAACATGGCGATGTCGGGGTCGGAGCTGTAGGACGTGCAGGCATAGAGGAACATCACTACGGATAATAATACGAACCTGAACAATGGCATGGGAACGTCTCCTATAATGTACTACGGGGTTACACTCTTTGCCGCCATAAATGGTTCAATCCCATGAAGACCAGCCCCATCCGTCGTGATGCGCGTTCCGTATATTTTGTTTCCAAATGCTGGGTTCAAAATCAAATCCTGGAGGTTCGTCAATAAGTCACTCCTACTTACATATGCTGTCGTCTTGTTGTCCGCATCGCTGCCAGTTCCGCCGGCTCTCGCAATCGTATTTGAGTTAACCGCGGCAGGGTTAAATACGATTGCTTCGTCGATGTAATTTGTTGAAGCCATTGCTGTTGCAACGCCACCTCCCAGCGAATGCCCAGTTGCGACAATCATACAGTTGTTCTTGTCTGCGAAATATTTTAAGACTTTTAAGTTATCCGTGTTCGTAGCAACATCATATTGGGTGCCCCCATATCCGAATGCTTGTTTAACATTCGTCACCATATCCTTCCAACTCGTTATTTCTGTGCCCTTTACAGCGATAACAACCTCGCCCATCGCCTTCATTGCACCAGTTTCGTTCGCCGGTTTATAGTAAATAGATATCCCCAAATTCGTCGCGCTGTTAACCAACTTGTCAGGATCAATGCCTGCCTTTGCTAACTGCTCCGAAGCGAGTTTGGCGACTGATTTATCTTCAAGCGCATCAAGGTTGCCTGGGTCAAGTTTAACGTATTTTTCACCGCCGACCGTTACGCTTTTGCATTGAGCTTCGTACGCGCAATTATCCATCGCGGAGTACTTCTCTTTTTCAGCTTTCTGCGCCGCACTTAGAGGAGTGGCCTTAACCCATTCCGCCATCTCCACAACCATGGAACTCAGGGCCCCCTCAAGGGGGTCCCCTCCTGCCAAAGCGGCCCCGGCTGCACCTGACGCGCCTTGCAGGATGATGCTGACGGCTTTGTTCAACTCGGCTCCGGTAATTTTCCCGCTGGCGTAGCTGGAAAATGAGGATCCGAGCGAGGTGAGGAAGGCCTTCTCAAGGTCATTCCCGCCGACAATATTGCTGGTAATTGTTTTTACAGTAGTTGTCGCCAGTATTTTCCCCACTGCGGGATACGTATCAAAGGTGCTGCCAAACTTGCTCATTTCCCCGGCCAGCACCATGCTTGCGAGCAGTGAACGAACGCCCTGCTCAGAGACCATGGACTCCAGGCTCTTGCCAAGATTTCCGCCTGCAGCGGCGTTCGCTGCAGCAATCGTAATATTAGAAGCCGTAGAGGTGATGCCCGCGACTAAGGCACTATGTATAGCCATCTGCGTCGCCGAGGCGGCC encodes:
- a CDS encoding ankyrin repeat domain-containing protein, which encodes MPLFRFVLLSVVMFLYACTSYSSDPDIAMLERAAARAPKGPTPPAYMTPAEMYPGNPQAQALVKAAIKGDVKEIDRLIDAGANPNDVGAYGKTVPGWVLFHPNVAGFRRLLERGADPNIIWHDGTRAQSSLLHFTIYMSDKIGTDYLKMCLSVGKGNPNLEPPDGRERPIAVAVNNINTDAFYILYNAGADIDYKIRSSYRARSLAEVCASQNNHRILFILLSSGVHYSTEKRGVWDLHSSLQGEMGAHYARDKNDPLYIWFWRCVDFLEKRGMKFDYGIAIRPAVLDTTPPDILGPEADK
- a CDS encoding DUF637 domain-containing protein; protein product: MTTERSEIAAGGDVSVEAQKDITLTAAKITSGGETQLVAKSGNVSLLTSKDSEYNRSVSSNVGWLTWSSQDKGKSAETVVNTLIATGKGLTITSRDGVTVEYKQTGDLRQDIQQLSQAQGLEWMGELLKRDDVNWKGVQEQYESWNKKDGGLSPAATIVLAIAASAATAGWASGYSASLLGCELGNGGALFLTGTTTAASATQMAIHSALVAGITSTASNITIAAANAAAGGNLGKSLESMVSEQGVRSLLASMVLAGEMSKFGSTFDTYPAVGKILATTTVKTITSNIVGGNDLEKAFLTSLGSSFSSYASGKITGAELNKAVSIILQGASGAAGAALAGGDPLEGALSSMVVEMAEWVKATPLSAAQKAEKEKYSAMDNCAYEAQCKSVTVGGEKYVKLDPGNLDALEDKSVAKLASEQLAKAGIDPDKLVNSATNLGISIYYKPANETGAMKAMGEVVIAVKGTEITSWKDMVTNVKQAFGYGGTQYDVATNTDNLKVLKYFADKNNCMIVATGHSLGGGVATAMASTNYIDEAIVFNPAAVNSNTIARAGGTGSDADNKTTAYVSRSDLLTNLQDLILNPAFGNKIYGTRITTDGAGLHGIEPFMAAKSVTP
- a CDS encoding ankyrin repeat domain-containing protein, producing MSPAEAYPDNPQAQALVKAAIKGNVKEIDRLIDAGADPNAVGFGGVTVPGWVLYKPSKAGFRRLLERGADPNKIWYGKYSQKSLMHMAVEEAPKIGVDYLRMCLEIGKGDPNLEPPDKNYRVIAEAVKPGQEAAFAMLYKAGAQIDYSSNGFSGYSLVQYAASSSNYKLTLFMLEQGVNYQHTGEKSIRSLQHSIQNQFKLGGWKGYEELPGEMWFWRCVDWLEKRGMVFDYTPYKGRYPRVRPAVLDTTPPDVLNVPTAKAAEQPKNLNMLMHQVDLTYPLPFWADTPETSENVNARQTQKPGIITLDYLPKGQTENDWKTFYTAGTAYTPGTTLDETLRLVQKTLRTGFGSEATITSEESAPDHHILRFAIADASHMEGVLYIGRFMDTIVTVRAIWRNVDAATASAYRAKALAGMRQIVMKKGLTVLPAN